One part of the Segnochrobactrum spirostomi genome encodes these proteins:
- a CDS encoding glycosyltransferase yields the protein MAKRILLLTQGTRGDVDPFVALGVALQQRGYSVRLGAPVDHEDYVESYGLPFVRCGESVRRFLDRPEVSSLVMSLRGSLEAPRSTLKGLKVTRRVLESTLRDSLDAARDADAVIAHPVIHTLPDIAEGFGIPTIVAALQPTAPTAKHPITIVPSRTLGGPLNRASFQLYRMQRWMLHKEIGELRREFFDLPPPARLSPAHALEGRPFPILHAFSTAVAPEPEDQPPYCHQTGYWFLEPRQAWTPPDDFRRFLDAGETPIYAGFGSMPAVRRPEVTRAFGKALRSLGLRAVVATGWGALDSAILESFGGTIFPIRDAPHPILFPMMRAVVHHGGAGTTAAGLRSGKPTLTVPFAFDQYWWGRRVHELGVGPAPLPVIELSQRKLEARLAELVGTPSYATAAHSLAARIAGEDGLGDAVRHIANLIGPA from the coding sequence ATGGCCAAGCGCATTCTCCTTCTCACCCAAGGCACCCGCGGGGACGTCGATCCCTTCGTGGCGCTCGGCGTCGCCCTGCAGCAGCGCGGCTATTCCGTGCGTCTCGGCGCGCCGGTCGACCATGAGGATTATGTCGAAAGCTACGGCCTCCCCTTCGTCCGATGCGGCGAGAGCGTGCGCCGCTTCCTGGACCGGCCGGAGGTCTCCTCGCTGGTGATGAGCCTGCGGGGCAGCCTCGAAGCCCCGCGCAGCACCCTCAAGGGCCTCAAGGTGACCCGGCGCGTGCTCGAGAGCACCCTGCGCGACAGCCTGGATGCGGCGCGCGACGCCGATGCGGTGATCGCCCACCCAGTCATCCACACGCTGCCCGACATCGCGGAAGGGTTCGGCATCCCGACCATCGTGGCCGCCCTCCAGCCGACCGCGCCGACGGCGAAGCATCCGATCACCATCGTGCCGTCGCGCACCCTCGGCGGGCCGCTCAACCGCGCCTCGTTCCAGCTCTACCGGATGCAGCGCTGGATGCTGCACAAGGAGATCGGCGAGCTGCGCCGGGAGTTCTTCGACCTCCCGCCACCGGCGCGCCTGTCCCCGGCGCACGCGCTCGAAGGCCGGCCGTTCCCGATCCTGCATGCCTTCTCGACGGCCGTCGCGCCCGAGCCCGAAGACCAGCCGCCATATTGCCACCAGACCGGCTATTGGTTCCTGGAACCACGCCAGGCCTGGACGCCGCCCGACGATTTCCGCCGCTTCCTCGATGCCGGAGAGACGCCGATCTATGCGGGCTTCGGCAGCATGCCGGCGGTACGCCGGCCTGAAGTCACTCGGGCTTTCGGCAAGGCGCTGCGGTCGCTCGGCCTGCGCGCCGTCGTCGCGACCGGATGGGGCGCGCTCGACAGCGCGATCCTGGAGAGTTTCGGCGGGACCATTTTCCCGATCCGCGACGCCCCGCATCCCATTCTCTTCCCGATGATGCGGGCCGTCGTCCACCACGGCGGCGCCGGCACCACGGCGGCCGGCCTGCGCTCCGGCAAGCCGACCCTCACAGTGCCGTTCGCCTTCGACCAATATTGGTGGGGCCGCCGGGTGCACGAACTCGGCGTCGGACCCGCGCCGCTGCCTGTCATCGAGCTCTCCCAGCGCAAGCTCGAGGCAC
- a CDS encoding nucleotide sugar dehydrogenase — protein sequence MTFTLSDDTRIGIIGLGYVGLPLAVEFGKRYRTIGFDISPRRLAELGQGRDSTQEIGAEEFAAAARLTFTSDERDLAGLDVFIVTVPTPIDAHKRPDLGHLIAASATVGRAIRAGGVVVFESTVYPGATEDDCVPVIETQSGLRFNRDFFAGYSPERINPGDKAHRLPTIRKVTSGSTPEAADFIDALYASIIPAGTFKAGSIRVAEAAKVIENTQRDLNIALVNELAIIFRRLGLDTAEVLEAAGTKWNFLPFRPGLVGGHCIGVDPYYLTHKAQAVGYHPEVILAGRRINDGMGRYVAGEVIKAMIGKRIAVHDARVLVLGLAFKENCPDLRNTRVIDIVSELRAFGVAVDVHDPWVDAAAAAHEYGLSLVPEPAPGTYDGIVLAVAHDRFRTLGADAIAVFGRTPCVFYDLKAVFPRSSSDGRL from the coding sequence GTGACCTTCACGCTCTCCGACGACACGCGCATCGGCATCATCGGGCTCGGCTATGTCGGGCTGCCGCTCGCAGTCGAATTCGGCAAGCGCTACCGCACCATCGGCTTCGACATCAGCCCGCGCCGCCTTGCGGAACTCGGCCAAGGGCGTGACAGCACGCAGGAGATCGGAGCCGAGGAGTTCGCCGCCGCGGCCCGGCTCACCTTCACGTCCGACGAGCGGGACCTCGCGGGCCTTGACGTCTTCATCGTCACCGTTCCGACCCCGATCGACGCGCACAAGCGCCCCGACCTCGGCCACCTCATCGCCGCGAGCGCGACCGTCGGCCGGGCGATCCGGGCGGGGGGCGTCGTCGTGTTCGAATCGACCGTCTATCCCGGCGCCACCGAGGACGATTGCGTCCCGGTGATCGAGACGCAGTCCGGCCTCCGCTTCAACCGCGACTTTTTCGCCGGCTACAGCCCGGAGCGGATCAATCCCGGCGACAAGGCTCACCGCCTGCCGACGATCCGCAAGGTGACTTCGGGCTCGACCCCGGAGGCGGCCGATTTCATCGACGCGCTCTATGCCTCGATCATCCCGGCCGGCACCTTCAAGGCCGGATCGATCCGCGTCGCCGAGGCCGCCAAGGTCATCGAGAACACCCAGCGCGATCTCAACATCGCCCTCGTCAACGAACTCGCCATCATCTTCCGCCGTCTCGGCCTCGACACCGCCGAGGTGCTCGAGGCCGCCGGCACGAAGTGGAATTTTCTTCCCTTCCGCCCCGGCTTGGTCGGCGGCCACTGCATCGGCGTCGATCCCTATTACCTCACCCACAAGGCCCAGGCAGTCGGTTATCACCCGGAGGTGATCCTGGCCGGCCGGCGCATCAACGACGGCATGGGCCGCTACGTCGCGGGCGAGGTCATCAAGGCGATGATCGGCAAGAGGATCGCCGTCCACGACGCGCGGGTCCTCGTGCTCGGCCTCGCCTTCAAGGAAAATTGTCCCGATCTGCGCAACACTCGGGTGATCGACATCGTGTCGGAGCTGCGCGCCTTCGGCGTCGCGGTCGACGTGCACGACCCGTGGGTGGACGCGGCCGCGGCGGCGCATGAATACGGCCTGAGCCTGGTGCCGGAGCCGGCGCCCGGCACCTACGACGGCATCGTCCTCGCGGTCGCGCACGACCGCTTCCGGACGCTCGGCGCGGACGCCATCGCTGTCTTCGGACGCACCCCTTGCGTCTTCTACGATCTCAAGGCCGTTTTCCCGCGTTCCTCAAGCGATGGAAGGCTTTGA
- a CDS encoding glycine-rich domain-containing protein — MKYVSPYNDGGDANAGYVDGNPSAGVKGSIPRAAAIEHPLRELVNLITGSGQAPSASDLTQLLRAVRSQALSYVAGGGAGNALTATLTPAPASYAELRELTIIPAASNSAGAATLAVNGLAALPLKWRGSANLPAGMLLAGVPARIVIDGTSGHIADQGSFSGALNLPQFVTVTGSVVAPSYATGVDLVLTGGGASGGGCQGTTSAMTLGGAGGGAGASIIGHIDIVGGATYSITIGAGGVAVSGANPGNGGGSSSFGTLAVAPGGGGGLRTAPASTAGGSGGGSSGATVPAQCVLIPGGWGGDGQCAAQLLSGYGGPSWWGGGGRAGSPAGIVGSAWGSGGGGAYDPSNTGSSYASGAGKQGICMYQWTW, encoded by the coding sequence ATGAAATATGTCAGCCCGTACAACGACGGCGGCGATGCGAACGCGGGGTATGTCGACGGCAATCCGTCTGCGGGGGTTAAGGGATCGATCCCGCGGGCCGCAGCAATCGAGCATCCTCTCCGCGAACTCGTCAACCTGATCACCGGGTCGGGACAGGCACCAAGCGCCTCCGATCTGACGCAGTTGCTGCGGGCGGTGCGCTCGCAGGCCTTGTCCTACGTCGCCGGCGGCGGCGCGGGCAACGCGCTGACGGCCACATTGACGCCCGCACCGGCGAGCTACGCAGAGCTGCGCGAGCTGACGATCATCCCGGCCGCAAGCAACTCTGCGGGTGCGGCGACGCTCGCGGTCAACGGGCTGGCCGCCCTCCCGCTCAAATGGCGGGGCTCGGCCAATCTTCCGGCCGGCATGCTCCTCGCCGGCGTGCCCGCGCGGATCGTGATCGACGGCACCTCGGGTCATATCGCGGATCAGGGGTCGTTCTCGGGCGCTCTCAATCTCCCGCAATTCGTGACGGTTACCGGCTCCGTCGTCGCGCCGAGCTACGCGACGGGCGTGGACCTCGTGCTGACGGGCGGCGGCGCGAGCGGTGGCGGCTGTCAGGGCACCACCTCGGCGATGACACTCGGCGGCGCCGGCGGCGGCGCGGGGGCGAGCATCATCGGTCATATCGATATCGTTGGTGGGGCGACCTACTCGATCACCATCGGCGCGGGCGGGGTGGCGGTGTCGGGTGCCAATCCCGGGAACGGCGGCGGATCCTCATCGTTCGGCACTCTCGCTGTGGCGCCCGGCGGCGGTGGCGGTCTCCGCACCGCGCCGGCCAGCACGGCGGGCGGATCGGGTGGCGGCAGCTCGGGCGCCACGGTGCCGGCGCAATGCGTCCTGATCCCCGGCGGCTGGGGCGGCGACGGTCAGTGCGCCGCGCAACTGCTCTCTGGATATGGCGGGCCATCCTGGTGGGGCGGCGGCGGTCGAGCCGGATCGCCTGCCGGCATCGTGGGCTCCGCATGGGGCAGCGGCGGCGGCGGCGCCTACGACCCCTCGAACACCGGCTCCAGCTACGCGAGCGGTGCCGGGAAGCAAGGCATCTGCATGTACCAGTGGACGTGGTGA
- a CDS encoding baseplate J/gp47 family protein — MSYRIPTPAELIARAETRAEAAFTAVVAARAPDATPAAISRAVRDPRGVIAMLLRVQAMQIYEAHLHIWWWGQQYFPDTAESAQLERHAGIWGLARRAATRAVGYATVTAAAGTAGVAIPIGTLLRGAGSTLYETTAVVTVSAGSGATLSLRAVDAGVAGNAAAATRLSLVSPITGLAAQEAVVDGEGIAGGAAIEADASLLARLLAEIREPAHGGNLADYRAWVGNNFAISHVTAIENYAGRGRVGVVVAMGTVSAPRAATAAELAAIGTYLDGVRPENGVRPVTADVIPVAATLVPVPISVALDPDQVAVRAAVSGAVAAHFATEARIGVLMRLSRLDEAISAASGEYAHRLITPAADIAPAATELPIVGAITWSALT; from the coding sequence ATGAGCTATCGCATCCCGACCCCGGCCGAGCTGATCGCCCGCGCCGAAACCCGCGCCGAGGCTGCGTTCACCGCCGTCGTCGCCGCGCGCGCGCCCGACGCGACGCCGGCGGCCATCTCGCGCGCGGTGCGCGACCCGCGCGGCGTGATCGCCATGCTGCTGCGCGTGCAGGCGATGCAGATCTACGAGGCGCACCTCCACATTTGGTGGTGGGGCCAGCAATATTTTCCGGACACGGCCGAGAGCGCACAGCTCGAACGGCACGCCGGCATCTGGGGCCTCGCCCGGCGCGCGGCGACGCGAGCCGTCGGCTACGCCACGGTAACCGCCGCCGCCGGCACGGCCGGCGTGGCGATCCCGATCGGCACGCTGCTGCGCGGCGCCGGCTCGACGCTCTACGAGACGACGGCGGTGGTGACCGTCTCCGCCGGGAGCGGCGCGACGCTCTCTTTGCGGGCGGTGGACGCGGGCGTCGCCGGAAATGCGGCGGCGGCGACGCGGCTCTCGCTCGTGTCGCCGATCACAGGGCTCGCGGCGCAAGAGGCCGTGGTTGACGGCGAGGGCATCGCCGGCGGCGCGGCGATCGAGGCCGACGCCTCGCTGCTCGCGCGACTGCTGGCCGAAATTCGCGAGCCCGCGCATGGCGGCAATCTCGCCGACTACCGGGCATGGGTGGGCAACAATTTCGCGATCTCCCACGTCACCGCCATCGAGAATTATGCCGGACGCGGCCGGGTCGGCGTCGTCGTCGCCATGGGGACCGTGTCGGCGCCGCGCGCCGCGACGGCGGCAGAACTCGCGGCCATCGGCACCTATCTCGACGGCGTCCGGCCGGAGAATGGCGTGCGGCCGGTGACGGCCGACGTGATCCCAGTCGCGGCGACGCTCGTGCCGGTGCCGATCTCGGTGGCCCTCGATCCGGATCAGGTGGCGGTGCGGGCCGCCGTTTCGGGAGCCGTCGCGGCGCATTTCGCGACCGAGGCGCGCATCGGTGTCCTGATGCGACTGTCGCGGCTCGACGAGGCGATCTCGGCCGCGAGCGGCGAATATGCGCACCGCCTCATCACGCCGGCGGCCGACATCGCGCCGGCGGCGACCGAGCTGCCGATCGTGGGTGCGATCACCTGGAGCGCTCTGACGTGA
- a CDS encoding YmfQ family protein has translation MSAAEPYVPRDEAEILDEALTLLPPGWLLPRTRDSMIAAVLTAWADGLAEVERRAAAFLDEIDPRTATDTIDDWERVLGRDPCGVDPTTLSLQQRRTLAHQRWTARGGANIGYFIGLAEALGYDVTITEPRPFECGVSSVGDTSVPVANAIAPLLDSDAATIVDEDGVPLEAAVAVYPRWEIGPEDLRFTWIMTVLSAPLVWFRTGGDGGECGVDPMVRFDAATDLECYVRRRKPAHTDLTFSYGTAA, from the coding sequence GTGAGCGCCGCCGAACCCTATGTGCCGCGGGACGAGGCGGAGATCCTCGACGAGGCGCTGACGCTGCTCCCGCCGGGATGGCTGCTGCCACGGACCCGCGACAGCATGATCGCCGCGGTGCTGACCGCCTGGGCCGACGGCCTCGCCGAGGTGGAGCGGCGGGCGGCGGCTTTTCTCGACGAGATCGATCCGCGTACCGCGACCGACACGATCGATGATTGGGAGCGTGTGCTCGGCCGCGACCCCTGCGGCGTCGACCCGACGACGCTCTCGCTCCAGCAGCGCCGAACGCTCGCGCATCAGCGCTGGACCGCGCGCGGCGGGGCGAACATCGGCTATTTCATCGGGCTCGCCGAGGCGCTCGGCTACGACGTCACCATCACCGAGCCGCGGCCGTTCGAGTGCGGGGTGTCCTCGGTCGGCGACACGTCGGTGCCGGTCGCCAACGCGATCGCGCCGCTGCTCGACAGCGACGCCGCGACGATCGTGGACGAGGACGGGGTGCCGCTCGAAGCGGCTGTGGCGGTCTATCCGCGGTGGGAAATCGGCCCCGAGGATCTGCGGTTTACGTGGATCATGACGGTGCTCTCCGCGCCGCTCGTCTGGTTTCGGACGGGGGGCGACGGCGGCGAGTGCGGCGTCGATCCGATGGTGCGGTTCGACGCGGCGACCGACCTCGAATGCTACGTGCGGCGCCGTAAGCCCGCGCACACCGATCTCACATTCTCCTATGGGACCGCGGCATGA
- a CDS encoding DUF4376 domain-containing protein codes for MTVLHETRDGIVIASIVVGDDVVLSADGVAATWGNTSRAAARGGRWIIQDDAGVGWVLRDGRLMPPPRPLDDERADLIAAIEGQLAVRTREGAAYDGRRVAIDDASLSRLAAMAAVAQSAIGLAVAWPEGYAAGWIAVDNSRIPLPTAEDGLALAAAAIGYAAALRQAARALKDAALAAGDEAALAAIDITAGWPE; via the coding sequence ATGACAGTGCTGCACGAAACTCGGGACGGCATCGTGATCGCGTCCATCGTGGTCGGCGACGACGTCGTGCTGTCGGCCGACGGCGTGGCGGCGACGTGGGGCAACACCTCTCGCGCCGCGGCGCGCGGCGGACGGTGGATTATTCAGGACGACGCCGGCGTCGGCTGGGTGCTCCGGGACGGCCGGCTGATGCCGCCGCCTCGGCCGCTTGACGACGAGCGCGCCGATCTGATCGCCGCGATCGAGGGGCAACTCGCGGTGAGGACCCGCGAGGGCGCGGCCTATGACGGCCGGCGTGTCGCGATCGACGACGCCTCGCTGTCGCGCCTCGCCGCCATGGCGGCGGTGGCGCAGTCGGCAATTGGGCTCGCCGTCGCGTGGCCGGAGGGCTATGCGGCCGGCTGGATCGCGGTCGACAACAGCCGCATCCCACTGCCGACGGCCGAAGACGGCCTCGCCCTCGCGGCGGCCGCGATCGGCTATGCGGCGGCGCTTCGGCAGGCCGCGCGCGCGCTCAAGGATGCTGCGCTCGCGGCCGGCGACGAGGCGGCGCTCGCGGCGATCGACATCACGGCCGGGTGGCCCGAATGA
- a CDS encoding phage head spike fiber domain-containing protein — protein MARLDSYELADPLGGGAVVGHNRSAAGVRFDPAALLGAGGAARAALGRTQVLASTLNGPAAAIAMAGEMQRIATVAGGEPDLVLSPVGGAYWGRDVGVVSGDLGAWAASLGGSFPRPSIATYLGPTGTTLMAAAGVARHEFDASGQRIGALFEPSRTKAALQSDDISMSPWTIGANASVLGVAATAPDGGAARLLRMSAASAAYVAQSGIAATAGVTYRFSVRLMLVDGGDSLTTSNIAMDVPGASGAAQRSTANVTLVRGVWQRVSITATAGASGTITIYPIYNCAGYTVAVWDAQLEAGHSDTSRLPTTTAPVTRAADSLSVPLITPGLFAPGGGTMMAELMAASIPNRVEADYATISILADGTYNNRWTAGFQSQAGVLHARADITTGGVYVGGGDAVVPVGQPARAVLRWQAGAGLAYSCNGSAAAVVSGAVAPTPTTPTIALSASFAFYVRRLVYFRRALSSAQLAALSSLSW, from the coding sequence ATGGCTCGTCTCGACAGCTATGAGCTCGCGGACCCGCTCGGGGGCGGTGCGGTGGTCGGGCACAACCGCTCGGCAGCCGGCGTGCGGTTCGATCCGGCGGCGCTGCTCGGCGCCGGCGGGGCTGCCCGCGCTGCGCTGGGCCGCACGCAGGTGCTGGCCTCGACGCTCAATGGTCCGGCGGCGGCGATCGCGATGGCCGGCGAGATGCAGCGGATCGCGACGGTCGCCGGCGGCGAGCCGGACCTCGTCCTGTCGCCGGTCGGCGGGGCCTACTGGGGCCGAGACGTCGGGGTCGTATCGGGTGACCTGGGCGCCTGGGCGGCGAGCCTCGGCGGGTCGTTTCCGCGCCCGTCGATCGCGACCTATCTCGGGCCGACCGGCACCACGCTGATGGCGGCAGCGGGCGTGGCGCGGCACGAGTTCGACGCGAGCGGCCAGCGGATCGGGGCGCTCTTCGAGCCGAGCCGGACAAAGGCCGCGTTGCAATCGGACGACATCTCGATGTCGCCGTGGACGATTGGCGCGAACGCGAGCGTGCTTGGTGTTGCAGCGACGGCGCCCGACGGCGGCGCGGCGCGACTGCTGCGGATGTCGGCCGCCTCTGCTGCCTATGTGGCGCAGAGCGGCATCGCGGCGACCGCCGGCGTGACCTACAGGTTTTCGGTCCGCCTCATGCTGGTCGATGGCGGCGACAGCCTGACGACGTCGAACATTGCCATGGACGTGCCGGGTGCTTCGGGTGCGGCCCAACGCAGCACGGCCAATGTGACGCTGGTGCGTGGTGTCTGGCAGCGCGTCTCGATCACCGCGACGGCGGGCGCGAGCGGCACGATCACGATCTATCCGATCTACAACTGCGCCGGATACACCGTCGCGGTCTGGGACGCGCAGCTTGAGGCCGGCCACTCTGACACGTCCCGGCTGCCCACGACGACGGCGCCGGTGACGCGGGCGGCGGACAGCTTGAGTGTGCCACTGATCACGCCGGGCCTGTTCGCGCCGGGTGGGGGCACGATGATGGCCGAGTTGATGGCAGCCTCGATCCCGAACAGGGTCGAGGCAGATTATGCGACCATCTCGATCCTCGCTGATGGCACGTACAACAATCGCTGGACGGCCGGCTTTCAGTCACAGGCCGGTGTGCTGCATGCGCGCGCGGACATCACGACCGGAGGAGTTTATGTGGGCGGCGGTGACGCCGTGGTACCCGTGGGGCAGCCGGCGCGGGCCGTGCTGCGCTGGCAGGCGGGTGCCGGTCTCGCCTATTCCTGTAACGGCTCAGCCGCCGCTGTCGTGAGCGGCGCTGTCGCCCCGACGCCGACGACGCCGACGATCGCGCTGTCGGCCAGCTTTGCCTTCTATGTGCGCCGCCTCGTCTATTTCCGGCGCGCGCTCTCGTCGGCGCAACTCGCCGCCCTCTCCAGCCTCTCATGGTGA
- a CDS encoding phage head spike fiber domain-containing protein: MSTGRGLLSLPWGDAGGGGAAIGHDSNGRTVRYDVAGLLGAGPAVQALASNFAATAAAISAPTAAVQMAAEQRRLAAVTGIEPDMVMSPLAGTYWARDVGSISGDLAAWCAGMGGAFTRTSAATYFGPSGLMLPAAAGVPRFACDPVTGDRQGLLTEASETNSALRSNDISVPPWGLGPAASIAGPTVTAPDGTAAKVLVMSASANAFVSQGGITGVAGTTYTFSVWLMLVDGGDTLTTNHIALDVRDAGNAVSRATAEPVTLVKGLWRRVRVTATTQANGTMTIVPIYDHGGYQVAVWGAQVGVGSALTSNIVTTTAPVTRAGDYASIPLMEPSSFSTMAGTYLVEASVPAAPAGASSLVLDVGFQRGGTWANPGALARLRGQSGSLYAQHIALGASGELGRSEEVAVAAGAVVRMTATWGAGMRWSINGRVPTGIGSSPPASPTPIALFFASTMSAHLRRFAYWRTPLSDAQLQALSVTTW; encoded by the coding sequence ATGAGCACGGGACGAGGGCTCCTGTCGCTGCCGTGGGGTGACGCCGGCGGCGGCGGCGCGGCGATCGGGCACGACAGCAACGGCCGGACGGTCCGCTACGACGTCGCCGGGCTCCTCGGCGCCGGGCCGGCGGTGCAGGCGCTGGCGTCGAATTTCGCGGCGACGGCGGCCGCGATTTCGGCGCCCACCGCCGCCGTGCAGATGGCGGCCGAGCAGCGGCGGCTCGCGGCGGTGACCGGCATCGAGCCCGACATGGTGATGTCGCCCCTCGCGGGCACCTATTGGGCGCGGGATGTCGGCAGCATTTCGGGCGACCTCGCGGCGTGGTGCGCCGGCATGGGCGGGGCATTCACGCGCACGTCGGCGGCGACCTATTTCGGGCCGTCCGGGCTGATGCTGCCGGCGGCGGCGGGCGTGCCGCGGTTCGCGTGCGACCCGGTGACGGGTGATCGGCAGGGGTTGTTGACGGAGGCGAGCGAGACGAACTCGGCACTGCGCTCCAACGACATCTCGGTGCCGCCGTGGGGGCTGGGCCCGGCCGCCTCAATTGCCGGGCCGACGGTGACCGCACCGGACGGAACCGCCGCCAAGGTGCTCGTCATGTCTGCCTCCGCGAACGCGTTCGTTTCGCAGGGTGGGATCACCGGCGTCGCGGGTACGACATACACATTCTCCGTTTGGCTCATGCTCGTCGATGGTGGGGATACGCTCACCACCAATCACATCGCATTGGACGTTCGCGACGCCGGCAATGCGGTATCGCGCGCCACGGCCGAGCCGGTCACGCTGGTCAAAGGGCTGTGGCGGCGCGTGCGCGTGACTGCGACGACGCAGGCCAACGGGACGATGACGATCGTCCCGATCTATGACCACGGCGGCTATCAAGTCGCTGTGTGGGGCGCTCAGGTTGGCGTCGGTTCGGCCTTGACGTCGAACATTGTTACGACCACGGCGCCGGTGACGCGCGCGGGGGACTACGCATCCATCCCCTTGATGGAACCATCGTCGTTCTCAACGATGGCGGGTACGTACCTGGTCGAGGCCAGCGTCCCCGCAGCTCCCGCAGGTGCTTCGAGCCTAGTGCTCGACGTGGGCTTTCAGCGCGGGGGCACATGGGCCAATCCCGGGGCTTTGGCGCGCCTGCGGGGGCAGTCCGGATCATTATACGCTCAGCATATCGCGCTCGGCGCGTCCGGCGAGTTGGGTCGCTCGGAAGAGGTTGCCGTCGCGGCTGGTGCCGTGGTGCGCATGACGGCTACGTGGGGCGCCGGGATGAGGTGGTCGATCAATGGTCGGGTGCCGACCGGCATTGGATCCTCACCACCTGCCAGTCCGACGCCGATCGCGCTGTTCTTCGCCTCGACGATGTCGGCGCACCTCCGCCGCTTCGCCTACTGGCGCACGCCTCTCTCGGACGCGCAGCTCCAGGCGCTCTCCGTGACGACGTGGTGA